The following coding sequences lie in one Capsicum annuum cultivar UCD-10X-F1 chromosome 5, UCD10Xv1.1, whole genome shotgun sequence genomic window:
- the LOC107872524 gene encoding zinc finger protein ZAT4-like produces MACIDQEQQQPIFKHYCRVCKKGFVCGRALGGHMRAHGIGDEGANIDDDDPASDWEDKFGGSVKGGNKRMYQLRTNPNRQKSNRVCENCGKEFSSWKSFLEHGKCSSEDAESLVSSPGSEGEDYINNGGRKGYGWSKRKRSLRTKIGTISTSTYPPSEDEDLVLAKCLIDLANAKVIDMSLAEPEESCASASKEEERARNPMNYLTPLVSTRVPFDNKAKGVSNKGLFECKACKKVFNSHQALGGHRASHKKVKGCYAAKQDQLDDSLIDDQDMNITQDEFTLQGSKSMKKSKIHECSICHRVFSTGQALGGHKRCHWITSNSPDSTSKFNFHGHMEQINLRSNLRKSGDALDLNIPISHEDMSRIRRDPMNPLSFEVSTEIHLHPWSINAHEAKDGENHSCSDNYYLDENINNNNNTNDNGNNGNNNINGTIQSGEDDEADSSKLKLAKLSELQDMNKNSENPSHWLQVGIGPTTEVGANP; encoded by the coding sequence ATGGCTTGTATAGATCAAGAGCAACAACAACCAATTTTTAAGCATTATTGTAGAGTTTGCAAGAAAGGTTTTGTGTGTGGGAGAGCTTTAGGTGGACATATGAGAGCTCATGGAATTGGAGATGAAGGTGCAAACATAGATGATGATGATCCAGCTAGTGATTGGGAAGATAAGTTTGGAGGGAGTGTTAAGGGAGGTAATAAGAGGATGTATCaattaagaacaaaccctaatcgaCAAAAGAGCAATAGAGTTTGTGAGAATTGTGGAAAAGAATTCTCGTCTTGGAAATCTTTTCTTGAACATGGAAAATGTAGCTCTGAAGATGCAGAGTCCCTAGTATCCTCCCCCGGTTCAGAGGGTGAGGACTATATTAATAATGGTGGAAGAAAAGGTTATGGATGGTCTAAAAGGAAAAGGTCACTGAGAACAAAAATTGGCACCATTAGTACTTCAACTTATCCACCAAGTGAGGATGAAGATCTTGTCCTTGCAAAATGCCTTATAGACTTGGCCAACGCGAAGGTAATTGACATGTCGTTAGCTGAGCCAGAGGAGTCATGTGCCTCAGCTAGCAAGGAGGAGGAACGGGCCAGGAACCCGATGAACTACCTAACCCCACTAGTAAGTACTCGTGTACCCTTTGACAACAAGGCTAAAGGGGTTTCGAATAAAGGATTGTTTGAATGCAAAGCTTGCAAGAAAGTCTTCAACTCCCACCAAGCCCTTGGTGGACATAGGGCAAGTCACAAAAAGGTTAAAGGATGTTATGCAGCCAAGCAAGATCAATTAGATGATAGCTTAATTGATGATCAAGATATGAATATCACACAGGATGAATTCACCTTACAAGGTTCAAAGTCCATGAAGAAATCAAAAATCCATGAATGCTCAATATGCCATAGAGTTTTCTCCACAGGGCAAGCTTTAGGTGGGCACAAAAGGTGTCATTGGATCACCTCCAATTCTCCGGATTCAACATCAAAGTTTAATTTCCATGGTCACATGGAGCAAATTAATCTAAGATCAAACTTGAGAAAATCAGGTGATGCATTAGATCTCAACATTCCAATATCACACGAAGACATGTCACGAATTAGGCGAGACCCTATGAATCCATTGAGCTTTGAAGTCTCAACAGAAATTCACTTACATCCATGGAGTATTAATGCTCATGAAGCAAAAGATGGGGAGAATCATAGTTGTAGTGACAACTACTACCTTGATGAaaacataaacaacaacaataatactaATGATAATGGAAACAATGGTAACAACAACATTAATGGTACTATACAAAGTGGAGAAGATGATGAAGCAGACAGTAGTAAATTGAAGTTAGCTAAGCTAAGTGAATTACAGGATATGAATAAAAATTCTGAAAATCCCTCTCACTGGTTACAAGTTGGGATTGGTCCAACTACGGAAGTTGGGGCTAACCCATAA